From Bos mutus isolate GX-2022 chromosome 5, NWIPB_WYAK_1.1, whole genome shotgun sequence, one genomic window encodes:
- the SLC16A8 gene encoding monocarboxylate transporter 3 → MGASGPRRGPGPPDGGWGWAVLGACFVITGFAYGFPKAVSVFFRALMRDFGAGYSDTAWVSSIMLAMLYGTGPVSSILVTRFGCRPVMLVGGLLASAGMILASFATRLLELYLTAGVLTGLGLALNFQPSLIMLGLYFERRRPLANGLAAAGSPVFLSALSPLGQQLLEHFGWRGGFLLLGGLLLNCCACGAVMRPPPGPSPRPRRDSAGDAPGEAEAHLAGPRVRKAPSGGRTRRRLLDVTVCADRAFAVYAVTKFLMALGLFVPAILLVNYAKDAGVPDSEAAFLLSIVGFVDIVARPACGALAGLARLRPHVAYLFSLALMANGLTDLSSARARSYGALVAFCIAFGLSYGMVGALQFEVLMAAVGAPRFPSALGLVLLLEAVAVLIGPPSAGRLVDALKNYEIIFYLAGSEVALAGIFMAVATNCCLRRPRDGPPSPGTEGGAGDGEEAEAEVDSDLPPAGTEEPGGLEAVEVPSPGTGPSQPEVKMEPGLDS, encoded by the exons ATGGGCGCTAGCGGTCCCCGGCGGGGCCCCGGCCCCCCAGacgggggctggggctgggctgtgCTGGGCGCCTGCTTCGTGATCACGGGTTTCGCCTATGGCTTCCCCAAGGCCGTGAGCGTCTTCTTCCGCGCGCTTATGCGCGACTTCGGCGCGGGCTACAGCGACACAGCCTGGGTGTCCTCCATTATGCTCGCCATGCTTTACGGCACAG GCCCGGTGTCCAGCATCCTTGTGACCCGCTTTGGATGTCGCCCGGTGATGCTGGTGGGTGGGCTGTTGGCCTCGGCTGGCATGATCCTAGCATCTTTCGCCACGCGCCTTCTGGAGCTATACCTGACAGCTGGGGTGCTCACAG GCCTGGGCCTGGCCCTCAACTTCCAGCCATCGCTCATCATGCTGGGGCTGTACTTCGAGCGGCGGCGGCCTTTGGCCAACGGGCTGGCGGCGGCCGGCAGCCCGGTGTTCCTGTCGGCGCTGTCGCCGCTCGGCCAGCAGCTGCTCGAGCACTTCGGCTGGCGCGGCGGCTTCCTGCTGCTCGGCGGCCTCCTGCTGAACTGCTGCGCGTGCGGCGCCGTCATGCGGCCGCCCCCGGGGCCCAGCCCGCGGCCGCGCAGGGACAGCGCAGGAGACGCGCCCGGCGAGGCGGAGGCGCACCTCGCGGGACCGCGCGTGCGCAAGGCGCCCTCTGGCGGTCGGACCCGCCGGCGCCTGCTGGACGTGACCGTGTGCGCCGACCGCGCCTTCGCCGTGTACGCCGTCACCAAGTTCCTGATGGCGCTCGGGCTCTTCGTGCCCGCCATCCTGTTGGTGAACTACGCCAAGGACGCGGGCGTGCCCGACTCCGAGGCTGCCTTCCTGCTCTCCATCGTGGGCTTCGTTGACATCGTGGCGCGGCCGGCGTGCGGCGCCCTGGCCGGCCTGGCGCGCCTGCGGCCACACGTCGCCTACCTCTTCAGCCTGGCCCTGATGGCCAACGggctcacggacctgagcagcgCGCGGGCCCGCAGCTACGGCGCCCTTGTCGCCTTCTGCATCGCCTTCGGCCTCTCCTACGGCATGGTGGGCGCCCTGCAGTTCGAGGTGCTCATGGCGGCCGTGGGCGCACCCCGATTCCCCAGTGCTCTGGGCCTGGTCCTCCTCCTCGAGGCTGTGGCTGTGCTCATCGGACCGCCCTCTGCCG GCCGCCTGGTGGACGCGCTCAAGAACTACGAGATCATCTTCTACCTGGCAGGCTCCGAGGTGGCCCTGGCGGGGATCTTCATGGCTGTGGCCACCAACTGTTGCCTGCGCCGCCCCAGGGACGGCCCGCCCAGCCCAGGCACCGAGGGCGGGGCTGGCGAtggggaggaggctgaggccGAAGTGGACTCTGACCTCCCGCCCGCTGGCACTGAGGAGCCCGGTGGCCTTGAGGCCGTGGAGGTGCCAAGCCCGGGCACTGGGCCTTCGCAACCCGAGGTGAAGATGGAGCCAGGGCTGGACTCTTGA